The Lineus longissimus chromosome 8, tnLinLong1.2, whole genome shotgun sequence region atttcctgtacttttatttcctgtacctttatttcctgtacctttatttcctgtacctttatttcctgtacctttatttcctgtacctttatttccgtaccttttttcctgtacctttatttcctgtacctttatttccagtacttttatttcctgtacctttatttcctgtacttttatttcctgtacttttatttcctgtacctttatttcctgtactttaatttcctgtacctttatttcctgtacttttatttcctgtacctttatttcctgtacctttatttgcgtaccttttttcctgtaccttttttcctgtaccttttttcctgtaccttttttcctgtacctttattacctagattcactATCCAGCTATCCAGTACACTTGCCATACAGGCATACGCCTTAACCATTGTTAATGAAGGCGGGGGCGTTTTGGATAGGGGACGATTTGGTCCGAGGACGTTTTCCCGTACCCGGGGACGTTTTGGTAAGGGGACGTTTTGGAGTGGGGACGTTTCAACTGGTAAGCCCCTAACCTACCACTTCGAGAAATCCCTTCTAGCCTGGATGGGAATGCTGGTCATGTGTGACTCGCAGGATGCTGAAGTGACTGTAGTAGGCCAGCAGGCCTGTGTTGATTACCCGACAAACCTAACCAGTTGAAGTACAATCTGTCGTTTATTTTCAGCGTGGCCAACAATCGACAGATCATGTACTCGAGAAACCGCAACAAAGGGTTTGGCAAGCGACGCACCATCCTTCAGCTTGACGATGACAATCCTGACTCGTCGACACCAACAAAAAATTTGGGAAGAACTGGTAGGACTTCTTTCCTGAACATTTTTGGGGAAATTTTGTCTTGTACCAAAGACTACCACACCATTGTTTGTTGACACCTTACTCCCTAACCCCTTAACCCAAGGCCCTCAAATGATTCACGGATGTACCAGGAAGGTTCTGGTGTCCACATCTCTCCAAGTCTAAGAAAAACTTTGGGGAACAAGGCAGATTTGCATTACCCTGCCAAGTTCTTGAGGACTAACGTTATGAAagtccttcttcttcttcttcttctcgttcgctctagacagtcaagtccgatcttctgatgtattctatggtgtttcgcagctgttggaggtctccatagagctggtcttgtaggctggtaccttctggccagatgtcttttctcagagctgccaatctcgcacatcttgtcaggatgtgtgccaCGGTCATCGGTTCCGTGGCACCTGGGCACAAGTCGTTGTCTCCGATCCGTAACTTTGTAAACAGGTGATGGCGTAACCACGTTATGAAAGTGTGACCAGTCATACgcaaggaagaagaagaagaagaagaaatagaaTGGAATCATTAATTTTTCCTGATTGTATTTCAGGGAGTAGTAATGCCCTGTCTGCCCTTGGCAGTTATGATAACGGTGAGGAGGAAGATGAGGCGGAGCAAGCAGAAACTCCCCCTCGACCCCCGGAGCCAGAGACTGACCCATCTCCAACACCTGGTAGGTTGCACCCGAGTCTTCCTGACTGTTTTGAACGCGGCAGTCCAACATGTTTCAAGCAGTGTCACCTTGGGGCTgccacatttgaaaaaatcCGGAAGAGAAATTTTTCAGAGTTTTTTCAGATTTAAAAGCACCACAAAAATGCACAATGTTTGAAAACACTTTGTGAGGAGTCTTATACGTGTTATAGCCTAGTGGTAAACTCCGCTGGCTACCATGCAGTAGGACACTGGTTTAATCCTAAGAAGAACccatgattgtatttctggatagCCCcgatggctttcaaggaactaagaTTTATGGCTTTTACAGCCCCTTGAATGAGAAATAACGGCGATCCTCAAATCTGGTATCTATGCCAGTACTTAAGCAAAAGAGTCAAACAAATGAGATACATGAGTGCTTGAATCCGTAGACTCTACCCATTGCCGAAGACGAAGTCACTAGGTCAATAAATCCAATTGGAGCCTAAACATTGTGGCACGTGAAAACACTCATATCGCCTCAGATGAAGGACTCTCTGTAGAATAATACCTCCAACATTGTCCCAGTGCAAAGTGaactctgaagaagaagaagttttgtTAACAGGCTTTATTTTACCCTTACAGATGTGATGAATGGGATGGGCCAGCGTGAAGTCACCCCTCCCGCGTTACCCGCCCCTTCGGGCAAGCCCGGTGGCGACATCGACATGCAGGTGGCGAACTTCCTCGCTGAAATTGAATCCATTGACGTGCCGGAAGATGCCGCCGAAGCGGTCgaagaagctgaagaagaagatgaagagatGTTTGATATGGCAGGTCAGTGAGGGAttatttaaagtgatactatgatgtgatttacaactttcgGAAaaacgtccgtttttaattgttgagcacaaatgtaaagctcaaattttccatttttgattagatttattataaaatcgctgaatgtaaaccaccgcgaccgcgaaaatgttcatgttgtgacgtcgtcaacgaaaacggcatcgaagccgGCCGTccaggcgggattaaaccatcaatttctagaaaatgtgcatttcgattcgaaaaccttaccgatttatgagaaagtgacgtagtcatttgtcaaaaacagctaaaacattatatggtgaaatttgacacgagttaccctttaagcacCTACATAAGCTTATCTACACTTGTTCAGATGCGCTTTTCTAATTGCTGTTTACTTTTCTGCAGAACCAAAAAGCCTTTGGCAGCAATGTCTAGATGAAGGTATGCAGTGTTATCATTACTGGCACGTGGACACCGGGATGATTCCAGAGGACTACCAGGCTTTCTACAGTTGTTCAAAGGACAAATGCACAAACTAACATACCTCATTTCTTTTCACTTTTCTGCAGAACCAAAAAGCCTTTGGCAGCAGTGTCTAGATGAAGGTACGCAGTGTTATCATTACTGGCACGTGGACACGGGGATGATTCCAGAGGACTACCAGGCTTTCTACGCTTGTTCAAAGGACAAATTCACAAACTAACATACCTCATTTCTTTTCACTTTTCTGCAGAACCTAAAAGCTTTTGGCAGCAATGCCTAGATGAAGGTACGCAGTGTTATTATTACTGGCACGTGGACACCGGGATGATTCCAGAGGACTACCAGGCTTTCTACCCTTGTTCAAAGGACAAATGCACAAACTAACATACCTCATTTCTTTTCACTTTTCTGCAGAACCTAAAAGTCTTTGGCAGCAATGTCTAGATGAAGGCACGCAGTGTTATTATTACTGGCACGTGGACACGAACGAGGTCACATGGGAGATCCCAGAGGACTACACTCAATACTTGCTCCTGTTCAAGGAATATGAAGAGGCCATGGTGGCATTTGAGTCGCGGAGGGCGACTAGAGCAGAGGAGAGGAAGAATCGTCTGGAGGGAAAGAAAAGATCTGTGAGGTGAGCTGATGAAGGAAATGCCTGATCAGTGAATATTCTGATCTGGTCGTCATCAGGAGGTGACAGTTGACCTTGTCATACCTTTTTTTAACGTTTTGTGACGTTACAAGGCTTTATCTCACTCACTGTCAGCCGTGATTTGTGATGCGACTCTTTCATTATTTGTCTGCCAGAAATCAACAGGCAAAAAACGATGGATGGAATTATCCCTATATGAAACAAAAAGCACATTTTGGGCCTTAAGAAACAGGTAGATAATGATAACAAATCTTTCTCCTTTTACTTTACCAGATCAAAACCTACAGCGGAGAAAGACACAACTCGTACAGTTTCACCTGTTCCTATGGCTACTCTACCTGAAACCGTACCGCTGCCTCCATCGATAGTTGAACCACCACCCCCGGACACAGTAGGACCGCAGTTACTCGCACCGGTGTCGGGGGCAAATAGGCCGGAGTCTAGCCAAATGGAAGGACCCCAACTTCCTGAGGCAGAACCAAAAACAATAGGGCCACAATTGTTTTATAGCGACTACCCTGACTCACCTCCGCAATCGCCAACAGAACAGAAAACTTTGTACGGAAATCTTGCGAAATTATCCGCCGATTCTAACGATGAGGTCACTGACTCATTGGCACCTAAATTTCATTTCTCGCGCTCTGGACTCGGGGCGTCTGCGTCATCGCGTAGTAATAGCCCCCTGGTGCAAGGATACGACAGCGATCCTGGCGAGAAAGATTTTGATTGGTTCCGTCGCGACCAGCGTGGTGCGGAGCTGGTGAAAAAGGAAGAGAAGAAGTCGTTCGCGATGAAATTTGTCAAGGGGAAGACTTTAGATGAGGAAAAAGTCGAATTGAAGACAAAAGGTGACGACGTTACGACTAAAATTGATCGTAATGAGTTGCTGCAGCGGATTAGGTCGGGCGGTTCGAGTTGGCTCAAGGCCAAGAAGAAGGGTTTGGAGGTTGGCCCGCAGCTGCCTGCGTCCAGTGATGTGGAGGTTGCCGCCGATACTGCTGAAGGGgacgaggatgaggatgacatGTTGGAGAGAGAGCTGGAGAGACGGAAGGTGGGTGACCTTTTGAAATTGCAAAATTTTGTTCGATTTACTCCGGCGATATTTGTGTTACTAGGTCAGTACCctatatttttgtaatttgtgacccgctctaccaaaactaggcgcttgtcgcatctgaacttgacaggttgatacggacttgttgttcatttccctattgtagaccttttgtgaaatgtgaccaaatcagtttgtaatagatttcacaaaaggtctacaatagggaaatgaacaacaagtccgtatcaacctgtcaagttcagatgcgacaagtgcctagttttggtagagcgagtcacatttttgaaaattactAAAGAAATTATCAATATTAATTTTTTTGTGAATGGGTTTATTCACGATGTCAACAAAAGTTTGGCATTTTGCAGTTTGTATTTATTACTCACTGAcacattcaattcattcatcaTGTCGATTTCGGTTGTGTACTTTCAGGCCGAATTAGAACAGCTCGAAGCAGCCGAGGATGATGACGTATCGCAAGGAGAGGTTGCCATGACGACAGAACCGACTGCTAAGAGGGAATCACCGGATCCTGATTCGGCTGCACTGCCTGTGGACGAAAAACCACCGCCAACGAAAAAGATGAAAACTGGTAAGGTTTAAGGGGGAGTCTGCATGACCAGCAATTAGcctactacagtagaacctctctattaaggacacccccgggactgacaagtgctgtccttaatagagaggtgtcctggcaagagaggtcaaattgaatggaaagacccaatttgggaccaaaactatcgccttaatacagagggtgtccttgatagagaggtgtctgctaagggaaaTTCTACTGTATCATATTTTCACTGCTCGAGAAAATGTTCCGTCTCAACGTTTCATAATatcagttgtttttttattacagaaaaaagtgaaaattctgaaaatccTGAAGAACCCTCATCACGAGAAAAGCATGAACTCAAGAAAGAGCAAGAGGTACATTGAAATAActtgtaggggggggggggggctggggctGTTCGAAGTATGTACACACTAGGGGGGGTTGGTGCCAGAGCATATGTGGTGCTTGCACTTTGTACAGGGAGGGGGGTATATCCCAAAGGGGCAGACCTATCAgtcttttataattttttttgtgcAGACGCCAGTCTGGTTGTTGATACTttttttaaagtgatattttcatAGTTTCATCCccttaaaatgcatttttaaaggtttttgagtcATCTGGTTGCATTGTGTGATTTTTGAATGACTCAAGGAGGTCTTCATaaagaagagagaaaaaattccaaaaaaatatttttcttcaatttttctgGAATATGGTGGCCCATATATGGTGATTTTTAAAAGCAGGTGAAACAGTCAGGACTGACACCAAATCACTTCTTAATTGTCTCTCATCTTTAGATACAAATTGATGAGCTGTCGTCTACCATCACGAGCAAGCTGGAGTTCCTTGACATAAACAGGAAAGGATTATCGAAACTTCAAATTCTCCTCATTGAGACACAGGTAACATCATCAATTCCTGTTTAGCAGGGAGCACAAATTCTTTTTAACAGCAGATTTCATGCTTCCGAACATTTTTTCCCGATCATAAAAAACTTCCAGGTATAGGAGTTCATTCTCCGTGGATCGTCAGCAAGTTTCCTTTGGTCTGCCCCTCTTTCATCtccttgtgacgtcattgcTGTTCTAGGCAAGGAGTTGGCCGGCATGCGTGGTACGTGACCGAGCCAATGTGTCAGAGCCCGTGTGTCAGAGCCCGTGTGTCAGAGCCCGTGTGTCAGAGCCCGTGTGTCAGAGCCCGTGTGTCAGAGCCCATGTGTCAGAGCCCATGTGTCAGAGCCCATGTGTCAGAGCCCATGTGTCAGAAGAGCCCATATGTCAGAGCCCATATGTCAGAACACATTATCAGTGATGGGGTCTGTTTGCCGTCTTTTCATTGCAGACTCGCTTGGTCGACTGGGTAGAGGGCGGCCTGTCCACGCATCACCTGTTGAAGAAGCTGAAAGACGCGGACACCCAAATCAAAGAGTACGAACTCGGCGCCGCCCCGAAGGGATGGTCGTGTCATTGGGACAGGTACGACCCTTCTTATTACCTTCCTAGTCTGGCCGTAACGTACTGCACGCCGGGATGAAAGGGGGACTCCTAGTTTTGCTAGTTAGGCGCCCGCGATGTTTCCGCCGCCCTGATCTGGCCGATATCTGAGCCGGTCCAACCGGACAATGATTGACCGGTGCTTGCGCCGGTCGTGGACAGAAATAGCAGTACAGTGAATATAGAATCCATGCAAAAAATCAAACGCATCACTCATGCTCCAGGCTGCAATCGTTATACAGTCTTGTCAACCGACTCCTGTATGGAGATCATTTTGGTTGACCATAAGTGAAATTTTACGCAGTGTGCGATTTCAAACCCTATAATTTTGACCGACTTCCGGCCTTTGACGTTTGGTACTTCTGTGGTATTTCACACAGTACTTGGACCGAGCATGAATTCTATCACACCGACTGTTCAATAACACTACTACATCGCTGAGAACATTCTGGGTTTGTCACTTTCACCATCTGAACTGTGGGGGTTTTCGACCTCGTTGCTATGTACATTGTTTTGAACTGCATTTTGAAATGTGTGGACTATGCCTGTGGATGTTTTCGATGGCCCGTCGGCCGAAGATGATCGGAAGACGCTGCAGAGATCGTCGTTGGTGAGTAAACCGTTAAAACCGGTTATTTAGGAAGGTCTTGTTGAATATGCCCACCTCAACTGGGCCTTTCTAAGTCCGGTGTTAGAGTTATCGAACCGTTCATCTGCTGGAAAAAAAACCTGAGAAATTGCGATGACCGATGGCGTGTTTGGAGTTTAAGGTTAGAAATGTAAATTTGGGTGCGATGTTATTCTTACGATGACTGATTTTGGTTTCATTATCAAGGGTAGAGCAAAGTCTTTGGCAAGGCAAGGGCTCTAGTCTGGCCACAGAACCAAAAATAAGTCTTTGGCAAGGCAAAGGCTCTAGTCTGGCCACAAAACCAAAAATAAGTCTTTGGCAAGGCAAAGGCCCTAGTCGGGccacaaaaccaaaaatttatattaaatgatgaagataatgatgatgatgatgatgatgataatgatgatgatggataaTGGGTACTAAGTTGTCTGACTATCAATCTGATGACTCCTTGGATGAAAGAACATTGTTCGTaggttaagttttgaaattgaaagataCCTCCTTTATGCCGAGCTTCTGGTAACCCACAAAAAATGGGATTTTCATTGGTCTGACGTAGACTTTTAGGACTCTGCAATTTTGAAACAGATTTTCAATTACTTAGCCAAAGAGTcctttctttattttgagaggGGATAAAAGCTCACGATTCTTTCAGGGGGGGTAGCAGGAATCCCCGTTAATGGTTCTGTAGTCATTGGAGAAATAGGCCCTTGGATAAGAATCGACAAAACAACTCCAAAATATTTTAGTTAAAGTAAGAGTCACTGAACAATAAGTTGATATCAATAGAAAtgctttgaatttttaaaacaGATTGTTTAAAATTGCATGGTTTACTGAGGATTCAAGTTAGAAATGCCTGACAATAGGCAATTTGCTTTTGGCGTTAGCATATTCACAAGTAAACGTTTGTCATATTTGAAAAAAAGCTGTGTTTTTCCAATGTGATGTGCCTCCTTATGTACACAGATCTAAAAAAAGTTATGTAACtctgatattcaaattaacctGGTGTAAAAAGGGACTAAAATTTCCAGCAGATGATTTCTCCCTCCCCCTTCTGCCATTGCTCATTCTCCCTCGGAGTTTTGAGCACATTTGCTCATGCTCAAACTGAGTTATGAGCAATGGTACTCCCTGTGGGCAACCCTGTACCAAAAAGTCCTATGGGGGTCATCGGTTACTCCTTGCTCTCTAGGCCTTGGTGGGATATCAATTCCAGCACGAAAACATACCCTGTGAAAACGGGGATGGAAATTTCTGCTTCAAATCCAGGGATGTGGCATTTCCGATTTTCTCTGCCTGATAAGGGTTAAATTTGACACCAGAAGTAGAGGGATGTATGCGTCAGCTCTCTAAAGAACTTTGAATCTTCGAAATCGGACCAAAAACTAACAAATTAGGGGCTCATTTTGCAAGTAAGGACAGCTTTTAAGAAATTATTTCCATATTTTGACATTGACCACAGAACTGAACAGAGCTTTGCCTCTTCTCTCTgcagaactttgaattttcgaAAATGGACCAAAAACAAGCATTTTGAGGCATATTTTGCTCAAAATTTCCCTGGAACTTTTTCCAAGTCCTGTCACATCCCTGCAGATCGCACTCAAGGATGACTGGGGTGGAGTAACTGAGTCCCCCATCTTAAAATGCATTCCATTCAACAGGTCCGCCCAAGAAGACATCATTGAAAGCAACAACCGTTTGTACACAGCAACCGTACAAATGTTCGTCAAGGTGACATTTTTCTGTCTGAAACTCAACAGAGAAAAATTGGGTGTGAAAAATCTGGCTCGATTTTATGACAAGGAGGCATTTCAAGAGCAAGAGTACACACCACATGCATACACCAAGTAGGTATGGTACCAGAACAACGGCCAGACCCTTCACTGATTTTTCACGTATTCGAACGATGTTTTAATGAGTTGTTTTCTATCCCCGATTGGGGTCTTTCAGGGATTATAAACGCTACTTCTACCAGAGTGACGAGACTGGCGCATCCCAGTGGGAATACCCGATCGAGATGAGTGAGGGATTCGGAGACGGCGTAGAGGCAAGCTCAAGCGCATTGGAAGAAGAGGTCGACTCAAGTGAAGGAAGACAAGCGCAGGTAagttgaacctctcttagcggacacctctctatttaggacactctCTCTAATAAGGACCCTGGTTTTGATCCCAAACCTGCCATTCTGTTTGAATTGACTTCTGTAGAGTGTACTGAGGACACCTCTGCGTTAACGACAGTGTTAGTCAGACcggaaggtgtccttaatagagaggttagaGTTAGACTGTAATTTATTTTCTACGTGTGAACAAGTTTGGTGTGCTTCTGGTCGGTAGATAACACGGTAGATAACCAGCTACCGTACCATCTTGCTCTGCTTTGCTATAAACCCCTCTTTTAAGACAATGGAAATATTTGGCAAACTCACTTTCTGCTTTTGTTTATCATCAGATTTTCAATGGAATGGAAGGCGATGGTTCGGATATAACGAGCACGTTCGTCGAGGAACAAGATCAACCGCAGGTTCCCGATGACTTCGTTGATCCCCCACCTCCTGCAGAGCCATCAGATCTACCGCCCTTGCCGGAGGAGCCAGACCCGCCTCCATTGCCTCCGGTCTCCCCACCGCCCCCTCCCAGCTCCCCTCCTCCCCCACTCCCTCCAGACGACCCCGCACCACCCCCAGAAACTGACCAACCACCACCGCCTCCACCCGGGTTTGAGTCAAATTTCGTCCCCCCACCTCCCCCGCCAATATTACCAACTGGCTACAGTCCGCCGCCCTTACCCCCAGGGACTGAGCACCCAACGTATCATCTAGCTCATAGCCCCATTCAGGAGATCGACATGGAAATTGACGACAATGAAGTAGACTCGACGGTCCCGGACCTCCAGCCTCCACCCATGCCCCCGTACACCAAACATCCCATCTCAATCTCGTCAGTATCGAGTTCTTATAGTGTCACACCAATGCCCTTCTCATATCAATCCACTGCCTACAGTGCCTCAACGACGGTACCTGACTACCGAGTCGCCCCACCTCCCCCACCCCCGCCCAGCGGTATGGAGTCCGAGGACTCACAAGACGCCCTGTACCCGACTAGTTCGATCTCCCGACTACCAACCATTGACAAACCTGCCCACCTAATCGCACAACCAGTCCTGTTCAAAACATCTCAAACGGAAGCAAGTACGACAAGACGTGTCAGTCTGCCGTTTACGTTTGCGCCGGATACGACGTCGGGCGCCGCCGTGTCGTCTACAGAGTCGGCGGTGCCGAGTACGAGTCAGCAAGGTCATAGTGCGAGCCAGCTGGCGATGAACTTGGCAGCATCTGTGTCGGAGAGtgggaaaaagaagaaaaaggttTGTAGAAAAAGCTTTGGTTTGGGTATTTGGTGCCTTTTATCCAGTCTGATGAAGCAGTGTAACTATGTCTTCTGTGTAAGGACGCAAA contains the following coding sequences:
- the LOC135492047 gene encoding formin-binding protein 4-like; the protein is MYSRNRNKGFGKRRTILQLDDDNPDSSTPTKNLGRTGSSNALSALGSYDNGEEEDEAEQAETPPRPPEPETDPSPTPDVMNGMGQREVTPPALPAPSGKPGGDIDMQVANFLAEIESIDVPEDAAEAVEEAEEEDEEMFDMAEPKSLWQQCLDEGTQCYYYWHVDTNEVTWEIPEDYTQYLLLFKEYEEAMVAFESRRATRAEERKNRLEGKKRSVRSKPTAEKDTTRTVSPVPMATLPETVPLPPSIVEPPPPDTVGPQLLAPVSGANRPESSQMEGPQLPEAEPKTIGPQLFYSDYPDSPPQSPTEQKTLYGNLAKLSADSNDEVTDSLAPKFHFSRSGLGASASSRSNSPLVQGYDSDPGEKDFDWFRRDQRGAELVKKEEKKSFAMKFVKGKTLDEEKVELKTKGDDVTTKIDRNELLQRIRSGGSSWLKAKKKGLEVGPQLPASSDVEVAADTAEGDEDEDDMLERELERRKAELEQLEAAEDDDVSQGEVAMTTEPTAKRESPDPDSAALPVDEKPPPTKKMKTEKSENSENPEEPSSREKHELKKEQEIQIDELSSTITSKLEFLDINRKGLSKLQILLIETQTRLVDWVEGGLSTHHLLKKLKDADTQIKEYELGAAPKGWSCHWDRDYKRYFYQSDETGASQWEYPIEMSEGFGDGVEASSSALEEEVDSSEGRQAQIFNGMEGDGSDITSTFVEEQDQPQVPDDFVDPPPPAEPSDLPPLPEEPDPPPLPPVSPPPPPSSPPPPLPPDDPAPPPETDQPPPPPPGFESNFVPPPPPPILPTGYSPPPLPPGTEHPTYHLAHSPIQEIDMEIDDNEVDSTVPDLQPPPMPPYTKHPISISSVSSSYSVTPMPFSYQSTAYSASTTVPDYRVAPPPPPPPSGMESEDSQDALYPTSSISRLPTIDKPAHLIAQPVLFKTSQTEASTTRRVSLPFTFAPDTTSGAAVSSTESAVPSTSQQGHSASQLAMNLAASVSESGKKKKKIKIKSGGALSLKKKNVSSMVQKWQKAQREVEDEIAQAAARAIKEGENSS